The sequence below is a genomic window from Cicer arietinum cultivar CDC Frontier isolate Library 1 chromosome 6, Cicar.CDCFrontier_v2.0, whole genome shotgun sequence.
AGAATTCTCTGTCTCGGTATGACTGCATTCTGTCAGCATTTAACTACCTACGCTCATTGTGATAGGTTCCCAGCTATGGGATTACAATCCATAAAGACTGAATTGTACTATGAAGTTCCATTTTACTTTTTGTTGTTCGTAGCTTGGTCATGCATGTTTTGTTGTGTATTCTGTTAAGTGTTGTAAAATTTCGGTAGGTTGTTCTACAACCACCATCGCCAATTTGTGAAGAATGGTAACACCATGGTGTTCTAAAAAGGCAATTTTTTACTTTCTGCCATGGACAACCATTTGCAATCAATAACATTGATTCTGACGCTGGTGTTTTCTTGAAGTCAAAGTTCTAAACTGCTAAAGCCTTCTATATATACATGTGTTGTAGTTTTGTCGGGTTTGAAAAGTTACACACGAGATTTTTAAGGTGTTTGTACTGACCATTGAGGATGACttgtcaaaaagaaaaagaaaaaaaagaatggaaaattaaataaaggcaAATATGATTTTGTATTTTAGTTTGAACTATGAAGTTCTTTTCCTAAGGTCGAATTCCAATTTTGGAGAATGATTATTTGCTCTCGGCTCTTTTTCTTTATTCCTTTCAATCTTTGCTCGCTACTCTGCTATTGCAAGATTTCAGAATTAAGCTCATACAGTATAACATCCTTTTGATTTCATTGCCTTATATTTCGTACTTTCTAAATTCCTTTTAGCCAGTATGGCTAATTTTTTGCGACATTCTCTTTTAGACAAATGTCATTAtttcttttccttcttttaAGGTTGCCACAATATATTCTTTGATCTGTGCTTTTGCAGTGGACGTTTCATCCTTTCATATTGAAGAGCAGAAAGATCTACACGGTTCTTATATGGTGCAGAGTTCTAGCATTCTTATTTGTAAGTATTATTCACATTCGCATCACGTCGTTTTTATACAAGTATTAGTGTTTTCAAAATTGGACCAAACCGACCGGTTGAATTGGGAACTGACCAGTCTGTCAGTTGGTTCAACCACGATCGGTTTTCAGTCTCTCAAAACCGGGTTGAACCATAGTTTGTTCAATTGGTTcggtttttatttctttttatcaaaatatgtttttaaatacttatttattagtCATCATGTTCAACCAATTGAACCATGACCCAAAGGTCTCACCGTTTCGATCTCCGGTTCAGTTTTTAAAACATTGACAAGTATTGTTTAATCTTTTAGGATTTCTAGTTAATTAGAGGAGTGCTTAGGGTGATAAGTTGATGGTTGGAGTTAGTTTCCCACATGAAATGTAGACTATTATGCTCAAATATGTTGATTGATACGCCATGTCACTATACTCTGCTTCATTTTTTTAGTCTTGTACGATCAGTGCAATATATTTCTCATTACATCTCGCTATTGTGAATATGTTCACTGCAGGCTTCTCAAATTCTTCGCATAATCACATTTTATTCTACACAGCTTCCTGGTCCAAACTACCATTGCCGTGAGGTATGATTGGTTGATATGTGCGCTCGTAAAACATAGTATTGCATGCTGTGTTTCAAGTGTCATTTCTGTCtccattttttcagattcgTCATTCTTATAACATTACACTACTAATGTATCATGCAGGGTTCTAGACTTGCCACATTGCCTCGTCCAGATAGTTTCCTCGAAGTCTTCGTGATTAACTGTTAGTATAAATCATGTAATCGAGTTTTAGCTTTGATGCTTTGTTGTGGTTTTGGcacttattttgattttaatatgcAGTTCCGCATGGCGTGTTATATGGATGTGgtgatttaatattttcatcacaCATGATCTTTACTCTTGTGTTCGTACGTACATATCAGAAATATGGCGCTCGAAGGTAAAATTTGCTTATAAACATCGGTTGAAATATCAAGTTTTTTCAGGAGATAGATTTTATTTACTGCAGTAATTTTTGTTTGGTTTCTTACTTCATTGTTCATTTCAAAACATGCACTCTGCCAAAACATATTTTGtcatgtttaaatttaaattctgaTTAATTGTGTTCTGGATGAACGACTAGATCCATAAAGCAGCTCGCATGGCTGCTTGCTGTGATTCAGAGTCTTTTGATAGTAGCATCTCGCAAACATTACACGGTTGATGTAGTTGTTGCCTGGTAAGGACCCTTTTTCTTGTGATCGTTATTATTCTGCAATACGCTATTTAATACAAattgttgtcaaatagtggTTATTGTGACACTACAGTGCTGTAgcatagcagaatttgaacaaactgctATGTTCCACGATCTGCAATTGACAACACTGAATGTGATGAAAAACCTCCGTCTGTGACTCTTTTTAATAATCTTTTCATCTTTTGGTCCCTGGCTTGGCAGGTACACTGTTAATTTGGTGGTATTTTTTGTTGACAAGAAATTGCCAGGTTTGCTCATTTTTACatacatattaatattaaatatcagcTATTGTTCCTTACTTGAATGTGCCATTTGCTGATGTTCTGACTTTATTTGCAGAATTGCCAGACCGGTCGGTTGCCGCTGCAGCAACCCTGCTACCATTAAGCACCAAAGACAAAGACAGTAGGACCAAAGAGGAGAACTACAAGCTATTGAATGGGAATTCCGGTGACCCTGCGGATCGGGTATAGCAAATACATTTACCTTTTCCCCTTGTTCCTTTTaccaatgttttaaaaattagactAGTGATAATTGATAAACCAGTGAGACTTCGAAGTCATGGTTCAATTGGTTCAGCCACAGTTGAATCAGAtgacaaataaataagtaaaaagtattaaaaatgtaaaaaagaaaatggGTTGAACCAAT
It includes:
- the LOC101495845 gene encoding phosphatidylinositol:ceramide inositolphosphotransferase 1-like, coding for MSFYIRREASKLWKRICSETTIEINLLAENWKYLLAGLVCQYIHGVAARGVHYFHKPGPVLQDVGFFLLPELGQDKAYISETLFTTIFISFALWTFHPFILKSRKIYTVLIWCRVLAFLFASQILRIITFYSTQLPGPNYHCREGSRLATLPRPDSFLEVFVINFPHGVLYGCGDLIFSSHMIFTLVFVRTYQKYGARRSIKQLAWLLAVIQSLLIVASRKHYTVDVVVAWYTVNLVVFFVDKKLPELPDRSVAAAATLLPLSTKDKDSRTKEENYKLLNGNSGDPADRRQRSQINGKITEDGNTHHTDLAMNGA